One genomic window of Diospyros lotus cultivar Yz01 chromosome 8, ASM1463336v1, whole genome shotgun sequence includes the following:
- the LOC127808363 gene encoding uncharacterized protein LOC127808363 yields the protein MAGSSTWVFSLKALLISIGVVSIAVMMKFSVPLVMSFLANEVPLIWSILISWLRPPYLYFVINGIIITIAATSRFHHKNESEAPIVPPKPPHPDLTLDYAVPPQQEFGVASPTGYESGIPVPEVKTVVMEDPEVKTVAMNGPKSEEDEDEEEEEEAFVISKSTWTPPKRMDSSDIQPEYLLPVPEKPPVSSRIGHRKPLKVSPEGGRAALRRVAKPKKQETLESTWKTITDGRHVPLRRHLRKSDTWEHDGRPFNIPQPQYHSPPVAKKSETFRDRTNYDPNTPSPGSGKLRKEPSPSQEELNRRVEAFIKKFNEEMRLQRQESVRQYLEMINRGAH from the exons ATGGCGGGTTCAAGCACTTGGGTTTTCTCTTTGAAAGCTCTTTTGATTTCGATTGGCGTTGTGTCCATAGCCGTGATGATGAAGTTCTCTGTTCCATTGGTGATGAGCTTTCTGGCGAATGAAGTGCCTCTGATCTGGTCCATTTTGATTTCATGGCTGAGGCCTCCTTATCTCTACTTCGTCATCAACGGCATCATCATCACGATAGCCGCCACTTCTCGCTTCCACCACAAGAATGAATCGGAGGCGCCGATTGTTCCACCGAAGCCACCGCATCCGGATCTGACCTTGGATTATGCGGTGCCACCTCAGCAGGAGTTCGGTGTAGCGTCGCCGACGGGGTACGAGAGCGGCATACCGGTTCCGGAGGTGAAGACTGTTGTGATGGAGGATCCGGAGGTCAAGACTGTGGCAATGAACGGTCCAAAATCCGaggaagacgaagacgaagaagaagaagaagaagcgttTGTGATCTCGAAGTCGACGTGGACGCCGCCGAAGAGGATGGACTCGTCGGATATTCAGCCGGAGTATCTCCTCCCGGTTCCGGAGAAACCTCCCGTTTCTTCAAGAATCGGTCACCGGAAACCTTTAAAAGTCAGCCCGGAAG GTGGGCGGGCGGCGTTGAGGAGGGTGGCTAAGCCGAAGAAGCAGGAGACGTTGGAGAGTACGTGGAAGACGATAACCGACGGCCGTCACGTGCCGCTCAGGAGGCACCTGAGGAAGTCGGACACGTGGGAGCATGACGGCCGTCCGTTCAACATCCCCCAGCCGCAGTACCACTCGCCGCCGGTCGCGAAGAAATCGGAGACGTTCAGGGACCGCACGAATTACGATCCGAACACGCCGTCCCCCGGGTCCGGCAAGCTCCGGAAAGAGCCGTCGCCGAGTCAGGAAGAGTTGAACCGCCGAGTCGAAGCGTTCATAAAGAAGTTCAACGAGGAGATGAGGCTGCAGCGCCAGGAGTCGGTGAGACAGTACTTGGAGATGATCAACCGTGGGGCCcactga
- the LOC127808365 gene encoding vacuolar protein sorting-associated protein 28 homolog 2 produces MEVKPWHDKLQREVYENFAVLYAIIKATEELEKAHVRDIVLPAERKRDCQKQIARFKALASTLKTTVPSFERFHEDHDTYKMDCLAASNCFILSGDPETVEYRAAEAMPAANLAASVAEYALNFIMAMGVWELNMVAISQVHQLPSELSASVNKLTIVAPDFEVKTNMEWITRFLKTRAANELTEKQARQLHFDLEYNPSMAALPTAGT; encoded by the coding sequence ATGGAGGTTAAGCCATGGCATGACAAGCTGCAGAGAGAGGTATATGAGAACTTTGCCGTTCTCTATGCTATAATCAAAGCTACTGAAGAGCTGGAGAAGGCTCATGTCCGGGACATCGTCTTGCCAGCAGAGCGGAAACGTGATTGCCAAAAGCAAATTGCCCGCTTCAAAGCATTGGCTTCCACACTCAAAACCACTGTTCCAAGCTTTGAGCGGTTCCACGAGGACCATGACACCTACAAAATGGATTGCCTGGCAGCCTCAAATTGCTTCATCCTTTCAGGGGATCCTGAAACAGTTGAATACAGGGCAGCTGAAGCAATGCCAGCCGCTAATTTGGCTGCCTCTGTGGCGGAGTATGCCCTGAACTTCATTATGGCAATGGGTGTGTGGGAACTGAATATGGTTGCTATCAGTCAGGTCCACCAATTACCCTCAGAACTTTCTGCTTCAGTCAACAAGCTTACCATCGTAGCCCCAGATTTTGAGGTGAAGACAAACATGGAGTGGATTACGAGATTTTTGAAGACGAGGGCAGCTAATGAGTTGACAGAGAAGCAGGCTCGGCAGCTTCACTTTGATTTGGAGTACAACCCGTCCATGGCGGCATTGCCCACTGCTGGGACTTGA
- the LOC127808364 gene encoding syntaxin-125-like codes for MNDLFSGSFKKYTDLRQQTCQDDVERQAGNEEDNLDSFFRDVENVKDDMKIVEQLHKKLQESNEKSKTVHNAKTMKQLRAQMDSDVEQVLKQVKIIKKKLEALDRSNAAHRKLPGQGPGSSADRTRVSVVSGLGKKLKGMMDDFQALRTQMADEYKETVGRRYFTITGEKPEEDMIENLIASGESESFLQKAIQEQGRGQILDTISEIQERHDAVKEIEKNLLELHQVFLDMAALVEAQGQHLNSIESHVAHASSFVRRGTEQLQEAREYQKSSRKWTCYAIILGIILVVLILLPVLLPLLFPK; via the coding sequence ATGAACGATTTGTTTTCGGGTTCATTCAAAAAGTACACAGATCTTAGGCAACAGACTTGCCAAGATGATGTGGAGAGACAAGCCGGAAACGAGGAGGATAATCTTGATAGTTTCTTTCGGGATGTTGAgaatgtgaaagatgacatgaAAATAGTTGAGCAATTGCACAAGAAATTGCAGGAATCCAATGAAAAGAGCAAGACTGTCCACAATGCCAAAACCATGAAACAGCTCAGAGCCCAGATGGACTCAGATGTTGAACAGGTCCTGAAGCAGGTCAAGATCATTAAGAAGAAGCTTGAAGCCCTTGACCGGTCGAATGCGGCTCACCGGAAACTCCCCGGTCAGGGTCCGGGGTCATCTGCCGATCGTACCAGGGTTTCAGTGGTCAGCGGATTGGGAAAGAAACTCAAAGGCATGATGGATGATTTTCAGGCCTTGCGAACCCAAATGGCAGATGAATACAAGGAAACGGTTGGGCGCAGGTATTTCACAATCACCGGAGAGAAGCCTGAGGAAGACATGATTGAAAACTTGATAGCAAGCGGCGAGAGTGAAAGTTTCCTACAAAAGGCCATTCAGGAACAAGGCAGAGGTCAGATTCTTGACACCATATCAGAGATTCAAGAAAGACATGATGCAGTGAAGGAGATAGAGAAGAATTTACTCGAGCTGCATCAGGTGTTCCTGGACATGGCTGCACTTGTGGAAGCTCAGGGGCAGCACCTCAATAGCATTGAAAGCCATGTAGCACATGCAAGTTCGTTCGTGAGAAGAGGGACCGAGCAGCTTCAAGAGGCCAGGGAATACCAGAAGAGCTCGAGGAAGTGGACATGCTACGCCATCATCCTGGGAATTATCCTTGTTGTACTCATTCTTCTACCCGTCTTACTACCATTGTTGTTTCCAAAGTAG